A genomic region of Streptomyces sp. R33 contains the following coding sequences:
- a CDS encoding MDR family MFS transporter has translation MALNTNAAGISEEVKPRSVRVVLMALMIAMLLAMLDNMIIGTAMPTIVGELGGLEHLSWVVTAYTLATAASTPIWGKLGDMYGRKGSFLTSIVIFLIGSVLSGMAQDMGQLIGFRAIQGLGAGGLMVGVMAIIGDLIPPRERGKYQGMMAGVMALAMIGGPLVGGTITDHLGWRWSFYINLPLGAVALAMVTAVLHLPKKKAQGKIDYLGAALLTVAITSTVLVTTWGGTEYAWGSGEIIGLIVVGIVSIAAFLFAETKAAEPVMPLHIFRSRNFTLMSVIGFLVGFAMFGGVLYLPLFQQSVQGASATNSGLLLLPMLLSMMVVSLIAGRITTSSGKYKIFPIIGGALMVVGLFLLAQMDTDTSRLMSGVYMAILGAGLGFLMQITMLVAQNSVDMKDMGVASSSATLFRTLGGSFGVALMGSLFTSRVTDTMSERLGPQAARAAGSAQLDAASLAKLPEAVRDAYQHAVAAGTHSAFLLGAVVAVLGFAAAWFVKEVPLRGAGPAQGADAGGDKAAQAPQDSFSH, from the coding sequence ATGGCTCTAAACACGAACGCGGCGGGAATCTCCGAGGAGGTGAAGCCGCGCAGCGTCCGAGTCGTCCTCATGGCACTCATGATCGCGATGCTCCTGGCCATGCTCGACAACATGATCATCGGTACCGCGATGCCGACGATCGTCGGTGAGCTCGGCGGCCTGGAGCACCTCTCCTGGGTGGTCACCGCCTACACCCTGGCCACCGCGGCCTCCACCCCGATCTGGGGCAAGCTCGGTGACATGTACGGACGGAAGGGCTCCTTCCTCACGTCCATCGTCATCTTCCTGATCGGCTCCGTGCTCAGCGGCATGGCCCAGGACATGGGTCAGCTGATCGGCTTCCGCGCCATCCAGGGCCTCGGCGCCGGCGGTCTGATGGTCGGCGTCATGGCGATCATCGGCGACCTGATCCCGCCCCGCGAGCGCGGCAAGTACCAGGGCATGATGGCCGGCGTGATGGCCCTCGCCATGATCGGCGGACCGCTCGTCGGCGGCACCATCACCGACCACCTGGGCTGGCGCTGGTCCTTCTACATCAACCTGCCGCTCGGCGCCGTAGCGCTCGCCATGGTCACGGCCGTCCTGCACCTGCCCAAGAAGAAGGCCCAAGGCAAGATCGACTATCTGGGCGCCGCGCTGCTGACCGTCGCCATCACCTCGACCGTACTGGTCACGACCTGGGGCGGCACCGAGTACGCCTGGGGCTCCGGGGAGATCATCGGCCTGATCGTCGTCGGCATCGTGTCGATCGCCGCCTTCCTCTTCGCCGAGACCAAGGCCGCCGAGCCCGTCATGCCGCTGCACATCTTCCGCAGCCGCAACTTCACGCTCATGTCGGTCATCGGCTTCCTCGTCGGCTTCGCGATGTTCGGCGGCGTGCTCTACCTCCCCCTCTTCCAGCAGTCGGTCCAGGGCGCCTCCGCCACCAACTCCGGCCTGCTGCTCCTCCCGATGCTGCTCTCGATGATGGTCGTCTCGCTGATCGCGGGCCGGATCACCACCAGCAGCGGCAAGTACAAGATCTTCCCGATCATCGGCGGCGCGCTCATGGTCGTCGGGCTCTTCCTGCTCGCGCAGATGGACACCGACACCAGCCGCCTGATGTCCGGCGTCTACATGGCGATCCTCGGCGCCGGCCTCGGCTTCCTGATGCAGATCACCATGCTCGTCGCGCAGAACAGCGTGGACATGAAGGACATGGGCGTCGCGTCCTCCTCGGCCACCCTCTTCCGTACGCTCGGCGGCTCGTTCGGCGTCGCCCTGATGGGCTCGCTGTTCACCAGCCGGGTCACGGACACCATGAGCGAGCGCCTCGGCCCGCAGGCCGCCCGGGCCGCCGGCTCGGCGCAGCTCGACGCGGCCAGCCTGGCGAAGCTGCCCGAGGCCGTCCGCGACGCCTACCAGCACGCGGTCGCCGCCGGTACGCACTCGGCGTTCCTCCTCGGCGCGGTCGTCGCCGTACTGGGCTTCGCGGCCGCCTGGTTCGTCAAGGAGGTCCCGCTGCGGGGCGCGGGCCCGGCCCAGGGCGCCGACGCGGGCGGCGACAAGGCGGCGCAGGCTCCGCAGGATTCCTTCTCGCACTGA
- a CDS encoding nuclear transport factor 2 family protein, whose amino-acid sequence MIAPNQLTDPTVRAFVAAVNAGDRNAFRAVLTEGATMSDDGSDRDLTQWAEKEIWSSNGHMDIETESDDGRALVANYRNDTWGDMRTAWRFTVTGDGRISRFETGQA is encoded by the coding sequence GTGATCGCGCCGAACCAGCTGACCGACCCCACCGTCCGTGCCTTCGTCGCCGCCGTCAACGCGGGTGACCGGAACGCCTTCCGCGCCGTCCTCACCGAGGGCGCGACCATGTCCGACGACGGTTCCGACCGCGACCTCACCCAGTGGGCCGAGAAGGAGATCTGGTCCTCCAACGGCCACATGGACATCGAGACCGAGTCCGACGACGGCCGCGCCCTCGTCGCCAACTACCGCAACGACACGTGGGGCGATATGCGCACCGCATGGCGGTTCACCGTCACCGGCGACGGCCGCATCAGCCGCTTCGAAACGGGTCAGGCCTGA
- a CDS encoding TetR/AcrR family transcriptional regulator, producing the protein MSSSPQARRGNTRQRIQDVALELFAEQGYEKTSLREIAERLDVTKAALYYHFKTKEDIIISVFEDLTRPIDELIDWAKQQPPTLDMKREVLRRYSEAMAAGAPLYRFMQENQATMRELSIGETVKRRLFTLVELLRTEDGPLTDQVRCVSALFTLHAGMMFLQHVEGDPEETRLAALEVATDLITQAHEAS; encoded by the coding sequence ATGTCCAGCAGTCCGCAGGCGCGCCGCGGCAACACACGCCAGCGCATCCAGGACGTCGCACTGGAGCTCTTCGCCGAGCAGGGGTACGAGAAGACCTCGCTGCGCGAGATCGCGGAGCGGCTGGATGTCACGAAGGCGGCGCTGTACTACCACTTCAAGACCAAGGAAGACATCATCATCAGCGTCTTCGAGGACCTGACGAGGCCGATCGACGAGCTGATCGACTGGGCGAAGCAGCAGCCGCCGACACTGGACATGAAGCGCGAGGTGCTCCGGCGCTACAGCGAGGCGATGGCGGCGGGCGCGCCGCTGTACCGCTTCATGCAGGAGAACCAGGCGACGATGCGGGAGCTGAGCATCGGCGAGACGGTGAAGCGCCGGCTGTTCACGCTGGTCGAGCTGCTGCGCACGGAGGACGGGCCCCTGACGGACCAGGTGCGGTGCGTGAGCGCCCTGTTCACGCTGCACGCGGGGATGATGTTCCTCCAGCACGTGGAGGGCGACCCGGAGGAGACCCGCCTGGCGGCCCTGGAGGTCGCCACGGACCTGATCACGCAGGCGCACGAGGCATCCTGA
- a CDS encoding helix-turn-helix domain-containing protein: MTARTATTERQKRLGYELRKMRTAAGVSAEFAAGLLGVDRGAISAMESGTRAISTERLRTLACNCEVTDELYLSGLMEMAQPTGRQWWDRYRGQLPQGLLDIAAMEAHCTRMRGAYSIHMPGLLQTSDHALAVFRMVIPPLPEHEVALRLALRIERQQVLDRENAPEFVAVVHEAALRMQFGGRAVLRAQLDHLLNRSEQDNVTVLVLPFDAGGFPGAGQTVIYAEGPTAQLDTVQVDNSHGPDFIHAEAQLLKYRAHFALMESLALSAEASRDLIRTVASQL; encoded by the coding sequence ATGACCGCGAGGACTGCCACGACAGAGCGCCAGAAGAGGTTGGGGTACGAGCTACGCAAGATGCGTACGGCTGCCGGGGTTTCGGCCGAATTTGCAGCCGGGCTGCTTGGCGTGGACCGGGGAGCCATCTCCGCCATGGAGTCAGGTACGCGCGCCATCTCGACCGAGCGCCTGCGGACGCTGGCCTGTAACTGCGAGGTGACCGATGAGCTGTACCTCTCAGGGCTGATGGAAATGGCGCAGCCCACCGGGCGCCAGTGGTGGGATCGCTACCGGGGCCAACTCCCGCAGGGCCTCTTGGACATCGCGGCGATGGAAGCTCACTGCACCCGCATGCGGGGCGCCTACTCCATTCACATGCCCGGGCTTCTCCAGACCTCAGACCACGCACTCGCCGTATTCCGGATGGTCATCCCTCCCCTACCGGAACACGAGGTCGCGCTGCGGCTGGCACTGCGCATCGAACGCCAGCAAGTCCTGGATCGTGAGAACGCACCCGAGTTCGTAGCCGTGGTGCATGAAGCGGCCTTGCGTATGCAGTTCGGCGGACGCGCCGTCTTGCGCGCTCAGCTCGACCACTTGCTCAACCGGTCCGAGCAGGACAATGTGACCGTGCTCGTTCTTCCGTTCGACGCGGGAGGCTTCCCGGGTGCCGGGCAGACCGTGATCTACGCGGAGGGCCCGACAGCGCAGCTCGACACCGTTCAGGTCGACAACTCACATGGCCCTGACTTCATCCACGCGGAGGCACAACTCCTGAAGTACCGCGCCCACTTCGCTCTGATGGAAAGCCTGGCCTTGTCCGCCGAAGCCTCCCGGGACCTCATCCGAACCGTCGCAAGCCAGCTGTGA
- a CDS encoding ATP-binding protein, with product MLNPFMQSARGRFTACPASPEAPDGDEPPPPDALTCSLTVPGEAYSAQIARRTVRSALHAHRLDAIAVAAEQVTGEMLAASWHLDPGRSLYLSVRYRDDALRLTVYDGHAAHSHPRLAAHCEARRRAALRLMAVVVRECGGAWGFGESREPGGGTRTWASLPRAGALGYGAPVGG from the coding sequence ATGCTCAATCCCTTCATGCAGTCGGCCCGGGGCCGGTTCACCGCCTGCCCGGCCTCGCCGGAAGCGCCCGACGGGGACGAGCCGCCCCCGCCGGATGCGCTGACCTGCAGCCTCACCGTGCCGGGGGAGGCGTACAGCGCGCAGATCGCCCGCCGGACCGTACGGTCCGCCCTGCACGCGCACCGGCTGGATGCGATCGCGGTCGCCGCCGAGCAGGTCACTGGTGAAATGCTCGCCGCCTCCTGGCATTTGGATCCCGGGCGGAGTCTCTACCTCTCTGTTCGGTATCGGGACGATGCACTGCGGCTCACCGTCTACGACGGCCACGCGGCCCACTCCCACCCCCGGCTGGCCGCCCACTGCGAGGCGCGGCGGCGGGCCGCCCTGCGGCTCATGGCTGTCGTGGTCCGGGAGTGCGGCGGGGCCTGGGGCTTCGGGGAGTCCCGGGAGCCGGGTGGCGGGACCCGGACCTGGGCGTCGCTTCCCCGGGCCGGCGCCCTCGGCTATGGCGCTCCAGTGGGTGGGTGA
- a CDS encoding polysaccharide deacetylase family protein, whose translation MGFTARANRQGIRTGAVVVAAAAAVAGTVWGVAALVEPGPARPENAARQTDTGGTGGGSDDGAKGGGAKGGGDAKGGAQGAGDGDAPKSQIPDGIAHASESGGNAVNITIDDGPDPQWTPKVLEVLKKYDVKATFCMIGPQAKAHPDLVKKVVAGGHRLCDHTMNHDTAMDRKPVDYQEKQILDAKKMIEDAAGGGAQVEYYRAPGGAFTPDSRRIAAAHGMRPLGWNVDTKDFGKPGVAAIVNAVKSEMGNGPTVLFHDGGGNRAQTVAALDQVLAWLKDQGRPTGFPVRTAPDAS comes from the coding sequence ATGGGCTTCACGGCGCGCGCGAACAGGCAGGGCATCCGGACCGGGGCAGTGGTCGTGGCCGCGGCCGCCGCAGTGGCCGGGACGGTGTGGGGGGTGGCGGCCCTCGTGGAACCGGGGCCCGCCCGGCCCGAGAACGCGGCACGCCAGACCGACACCGGGGGCACGGGCGGCGGTTCGGACGACGGCGCGAAGGGCGGCGGCGCGAAAGGCGGCGGTGATGCGAAAGGCGGAGCCCAAGGCGCAGGCGACGGCGACGCACCGAAGTCGCAGATACCCGACGGCATAGCGCACGCCTCCGAGAGCGGCGGCAACGCCGTCAACATCACCATCGACGACGGCCCCGACCCCCAGTGGACCCCCAAGGTCCTCGAGGTGCTGAAGAAGTACGACGTGAAGGCGACCTTCTGCATGATCGGGCCGCAGGCCAAGGCCCACCCCGACCTCGTCAAGAAGGTCGTCGCGGGCGGCCACCGGCTCTGCGACCACACCATGAACCACGACACGGCCATGGACAGGAAGCCCGTCGACTACCAGGAGAAGCAGATCCTGGACGCGAAGAAGATGATCGAGGACGCCGCCGGCGGCGGCGCCCAAGTGGAGTACTACCGCGCTCCCGGCGGCGCCTTCACCCCCGACAGCCGCCGCATCGCCGCCGCGCACGGCATGCGCCCGCTCGGATGGAACGTCGACACCAAGGACTTCGGGAAGCCGGGCGTCGCCGCCATCGTCAACGCGGTCAAGTCCGAGATGGGCAACGGCCCGACCGTCCTCTTCCACGACGGGGGCGGCAACCGTGCCCAGACCGTCGCGGCCCTCGACCAGGTGCTCGCCTGGCTGAAGGACCAGGGCCGCCCCACCGGCTTCCCCGTCCGCACCGCCCCGGACGCCTCCTGA